The following proteins are encoded in a genomic region of Thermococcus pacificus:
- a CDS encoding glycosyltransferase — protein sequence MELSKSPRNLGYGEGDDLGVRHTKGEYMVILDPKVEKNWLEEFLKPLEREEKLITNPKILTHDGSTLNT from the coding sequence ATGGAGCTATCAAAGAGTCCGAGAAATTTAGGTTATGGAGAAGGAGATGATTTAGGCGTTAGACACACTAAAGGGGAATATATGGTTATCTTAGATCCAAAAGTTGAGAAAAACTGGCTTGAAGAGTTTTTAAAGCCCTTAGAAAGGGAAGAGAAATTAATTACTAATCCGAAGATTCTAACGCATGATGGTTCCACACTAAACACCTGA
- a CDS encoding glycosyltransferase family 2 protein, with product MRTLIIIPAYNEELTIGSVVALARKHGDVLVVDDGSKDRTSEIARESGAVVIRHEVNGGKGKALGTGFEYAFSNGYDFVVTIDADGQHNPDEIPVLLEPLLKGEADLVIGSRFLNGAKKNIPLYRRLGLWVLNVTTNMNLGDGLKITDSQSGFRAMNRKVLGEILQINSEGYKVESDMLVHLSERGFRIREVPINVRYDVPNKHKKNPVRHGFEVLAGLIGLIEYKRPLLLFGVSSLVSFIIAAGLAYWGLSPYYRGEGVYLTQLIGAGIFVIIGIQLFVAGLTLNVLRKLVRE from the coding sequence TTGAGAACGCTCATAATAATTCCCGCCTACAACGAAGAACTAACGATCGGCTCAGTGGTGGCTTTAGCAAGGAAGCATGGTGATGTGCTGGTAGTTGATGATGGCTCCAAGGACAGGACTTCTGAGATTGCGAGGGAGAGCGGGGCAGTGGTTATACGGCATGAAGTTAACGGGGGCAAGGGAAAAGCGCTGGGGACGGGGTTTGAGTACGCGTTCTCCAATGGATATGACTTCGTTGTGACGATAGATGCCGATGGACAGCACAATCCGGATGAGATTCCAGTCCTGCTGGAACCTCTGCTTAAGGGAGAAGCGGACTTAGTGATAGGCTCGAGGTTTCTCAACGGTGCCAAGAAAAACATACCCCTCTACCGCAGGCTGGGTTTATGGGTTCTGAACGTCACTACGAACATGAACCTTGGAGATGGTCTTAAGATAACTGACTCTCAATCGGGCTTTAGGGCGATGAACAGGAAGGTGCTCGGAGAGATACTGCAGATTAACAGTGAAGGCTACAAGGTTGAGAGTGATATGCTGGTGCACCTTTCAGAGAGGGGCTTCCGGATAAGGGAGGTCCCAATAAACGTCCGTTATGATGTTCCTAACAAGCACAAGAAGAACCCTGTGAGGCACGGATTCGAGGTGCTTGCAGGACTGATCGGATTGATAGAGTACAAAAGGCCGTTGCTGTTGTTTGGGGTTTCAAGTTTGGTCTCTTTCATCATTGCCGCCGGATTGGCATATTGGGGACTCAGTCCCTATTACCGCGGTGAGGGCGTGTACCTGACCCAGCTGATCGGGGCTGGGATTTTTGTGATTATTGGGATTCAGCTGTTTGTTGCAGGTCTGACGTTGAATGTGTTGAGAAAACTGGTGAGGGAGTGA
- a CDS encoding ribbon-helix-helix domain-containing protein: MLSKKIDELVKKKEFRSRSDFIKFAVTLALGQMMMEDAKELSRNLTPQEIQAESEKARRMLTAGDFEDEWPEVKDVLGEVDEEYRRLTGARR; the protein is encoded by the coding sequence ATGTTATCAAAGAAAATAGATGAACTGGTAAAAAAGAAGGAGTTCCGGAGCCGCTCAGACTTCATCAAGTTCGCCGTTACGCTGGCGCTTGGACAGATGATGATGGAAGATGCCAAGGAACTTTCCAGGAACCTAACTCCTCAGGAGATTCAGGCAGAGAGTGAAAAGGCCCGGAGAATGTTGACCGCCGGAGATTTTGAAGACGAGTGGCCCGAAGTCAAGGACGTCCTCGGGGAAGTTGATGAGGAGTACCGGAGACTCACGGGTGCCAGGAGATGA
- a CDS encoding putative toxin-antitoxin system toxin component, PIN family → MKVVMDTNVVLAAMIKPSGLAALLIKALDGNFLVNYTSEEALHELSLKIGLLAEKGRLFSEWKRILARYLRGSITVSPSREFNLSRDPNDNKWLEIAYEGKVEYILTWDDDLIALRGENRVVCLEDHTLKILPPLEFYHEVLNQIC, encoded by the coding sequence ATGAAGGTGGTCATGGATACCAACGTTGTCCTTGCGGCCATGATTAAGCCAAGCGGACTGGCGGCACTTCTCATCAAAGCCCTGGACGGGAATTTTCTCGTGAATTACACAAGCGAAGAAGCGCTCCATGAGCTCAGCTTAAAGATTGGCCTTTTGGCTGAGAAGGGGAGGCTCTTCAGTGAATGGAAGCGGATTCTGGCCAGGTATTTGAGGGGTTCCATAACAGTCTCACCCTCGAGGGAGTTTAACCTTTCCAGAGATCCCAACGATAACAAATGGCTGGAGATTGCCTACGAAGGAAAAGTTGAGTACATCTTAACTTGGGACGATGATCTGATAGCTTTGAGGGGCGAGAACAGGGTTGTGTGTTTGGAGGATCATACCCTTAAAATCCTCCCACCTCTTGAGTTCTATCACGAGGTTCTGAACCAAATCTGTTAG
- a CDS encoding zinc finger domain-containing protein, whose product MEAKFEIPVCTSCGKEITPREHATHFVCPNCGEEIIWRCESCRVLSVPYKCPKCGWEGP is encoded by the coding sequence GTGGAAGCCAAGTTCGAGATACCGGTATGCACGTCATGCGGAAAGGAGATAACCCCGAGGGAGCACGCCACTCACTTCGTGTGCCCCAACTGCGGTGAGGAGATAATCTGGCGCTGCGAATCCTGCAGGGTCCTCAGCGTCCCCTACAAGTGCCCCAAGTGCGGCTGGGAGGGCCCGTGA
- a CDS encoding elongation factor 1-beta, whose amino-acid sequence MSDFNLVGVIKVMPTDPNVNLDELEEKLKAVIPEKFGLAKVEREPIAFGLVALKFYVLGKDEEGYSYDEVAELFEKVENVESAQVETVSRI is encoded by the coding sequence ATGAGCGACTTCAACCTTGTTGGTGTTATTAAGGTCATGCCGACCGACCCCAATGTGAACCTCGACGAGCTCGAGGAGAAGCTCAAAGCAGTTATCCCCGAGAAGTTCGGCCTCGCCAAGGTCGAGCGCGAGCCTATCGCTTTCGGCCTCGTCGCCCTCAAGTTCTATGTCCTTGGAAAGGACGAAGAGGGTTACTCCTACGACGAGGTTGCCGAACTCTTCGAGAAGGTTGAGAACGTCGAGAGCGCCCAGGTCGAGACCGTTTCGAGGATCTGA
- a CDS encoding tetratricopeptide repeat protein, which translates to MTDVKAEWENALKNKDCEKLLELFDDYVDTIDDEETLRRELERLKSVALECEDPYDLAHEIGHVYAHLDDVEGGIELYKRLVELKKDDPEEYATALYYLADAYEHFGKPEKAIEVYEKLLKHEEEVLKNEKEIALTLANLAVNYDELGETEKAIELMERAREIFEKLNDEKNLMISLLDLAHFHYELGNYDTAETLIKEVLRNPRDDEIEVNAKLVEAEIWAGREDYDKAFKALREALLKAINVSDDVFGVVFDTLVDFIEGLFNEGAYEAVAKNMDAFAELFEDDTAYFFKAIAELARWKAGDEDATKRFDELYSKVENEELKAILDEWKRPKLGLSLGL; encoded by the coding sequence ATGACTGATGTAAAAGCCGAGTGGGAGAATGCCCTGAAAAACAAGGACTGCGAGAAGCTCCTCGAGCTGTTTGACGATTACGTTGATACCATCGATGATGAAGAAACCCTCAGAAGAGAGCTGGAGCGGCTCAAGAGCGTTGCCTTGGAGTGTGAAGACCCCTACGACCTTGCCCATGAGATTGGCCACGTCTACGCTCACCTCGACGACGTTGAGGGTGGAATAGAGCTCTATAAGAGACTCGTCGAGCTTAAGAAAGACGACCCCGAGGAGTACGCGACGGCCCTCTACTACCTGGCGGATGCATACGAGCACTTTGGAAAGCCGGAGAAGGCAATCGAGGTCTATGAGAAGCTTTTGAAACACGAGGAAGAGGTTCTGAAGAACGAGAAGGAGATTGCCCTGACCTTGGCGAACCTCGCGGTCAACTACGACGAGCTTGGGGAAACCGAGAAGGCAATAGAGCTGATGGAGCGCGCGAGGGAGATATTCGAGAAGCTCAACGACGAGAAGAACCTCATGATAAGCCTCCTCGATTTGGCCCACTTCCACTACGAGCTCGGTAACTACGATACTGCCGAGACCCTCATAAAGGAAGTCCTTAGAAACCCGAGGGACGATGAGATAGAGGTAAACGCGAAGCTCGTCGAGGCAGAAATCTGGGCCGGCAGGGAGGATTATGACAAGGCCTTCAAAGCCCTGCGCGAGGCTTTGCTTAAGGCAATAAACGTCAGCGATGATGTGTTTGGGGTTGTCTTCGACACGCTCGTGGACTTCATCGAGGGCCTCTTCAACGAGGGCGCCTACGAGGCGGTGGCAAAGAACATGGACGCCTTTGCCGAGCTCTTTGAGGACGACACGGCTTACTTCTTCAAGGCCATAGCCGAACTGGCACGCTGGAAGGCCGGCGACGAGGATGCAACGAAGCGCTTCGACGAGCTTTACTCAAAGGTTGAAAACGAGGAACTGAAGGCCATACTCGACGAGTGGAAAAGGCCCAAGCTGGGCCTGAGTTTGGGGCTTTGA
- the thsB gene encoding thermosome subunit beta: protein MAQLAGQPVVILPEGTQRYVGRDAQRLNILAARIVAETVRTTLGPKGMDKMLVDSLGDIVITNDGATILDEMDIQHPAAKMMVEVAKTQDKEAGDGTTTAVVIAGELLRKAEELLDQNIHPSIIIKGYALAAEKAQEILESIAKDVDVEDVETLKKAAITSITGKAAEEEREYLAEIAVEAVKQVAEKVGDGYKVDLDNIKFEKKEGGAVSDTQLIKGVVIDKEVVHPGMPRRVEGAKIALINEALEVKETETDAEIRITSPEQLQAFLEQEEKMLREMVDKIKEVGANVVFVQKGIDDLAQHYLAKYGIMAVRRVKKSDMEKLAKATGAKIVTNVRDLTPEDLGEAELVEQRKVAGENMIFVEGCKNPKAVTILIRGGTEHVVDEVERALEDAVKVVKDIVEDGKILAAGGAPEIELAIRLDEYAKEVGGKEQLAIEAFAEALKVIPRTLAENAGLDPIETLVKVIAAHKEKGPTIGVDVFEGEPADMMERGVIAPLRVPKQAIKSASEAAIMILRIDDVIAASKLDKDKGGEGGGNDFGGDLD, encoded by the coding sequence ATGGCCCAGCTCGCAGGTCAGCCGGTTGTTATTCTGCCCGAGGGAACCCAGAGGTATGTCGGAAGGGACGCCCAGAGGCTCAACATCCTCGCTGCCAGGATCGTTGCCGAGACGGTGAGGACCACCCTCGGCCCGAAGGGCATGGACAAGATGCTCGTCGACAGCCTCGGTGACATAGTCATCACCAACGACGGTGCGACCATCCTCGACGAGATGGACATCCAGCACCCGGCCGCTAAGATGATGGTTGAGGTTGCGAAGACCCAGGACAAGGAGGCCGGTGATGGAACTACCACCGCCGTCGTTATCGCTGGTGAGCTTCTCAGGAAGGCTGAGGAGCTCCTCGACCAGAACATCCACCCGAGCATAATCATCAAGGGTTACGCCCTCGCTGCTGAGAAGGCCCAGGAGATACTTGAAAGCATCGCCAAGGACGTTGACGTCGAGGACGTTGAGACCCTCAAGAAGGCTGCAATCACTTCAATCACCGGTAAGGCCGCCGAGGAGGAGAGGGAGTACCTCGCTGAGATCGCCGTCGAGGCCGTCAAGCAGGTCGCCGAGAAGGTCGGCGACGGCTACAAGGTTGACCTCGACAACATCAAGTTCGAGAAGAAGGAGGGCGGAGCGGTCAGCGACACCCAGCTCATCAAGGGTGTTGTCATTGACAAGGAGGTCGTCCACCCAGGTATGCCGAGGCGCGTTGAGGGTGCCAAGATTGCCCTCATCAACGAGGCCCTTGAGGTCAAGGAGACCGAGACCGACGCCGAGATCAGGATCACCAGCCCGGAGCAGCTCCAGGCCTTCCTCGAGCAGGAAGAGAAGATGCTCCGCGAGATGGTCGACAAGATCAAGGAGGTCGGCGCTAACGTCGTCTTCGTCCAGAAGGGAATTGACGACCTCGCCCAGCACTACCTGGCCAAGTACGGCATAATGGCAGTCAGGAGAGTCAAGAAGAGCGACATGGAGAAGCTGGCTAAAGCCACCGGCGCCAAGATCGTCACCAACGTCCGCGACCTCACTCCAGAGGACCTCGGTGAGGCCGAGCTCGTCGAGCAGAGGAAGGTCGCCGGCGAGAACATGATCTTCGTTGAGGGCTGCAAGAACCCGAAGGCCGTCACCATACTCATCCGCGGTGGAACCGAGCACGTCGTTGACGAGGTCGAGAGGGCCCTCGAGGACGCCGTCAAGGTCGTCAAGGACATCGTCGAGGACGGCAAGATACTCGCCGCCGGTGGTGCTCCAGAGATCGAGCTGGCCATCAGGCTTGACGAGTATGCCAAAGAGGTCGGTGGCAAGGAGCAGCTCGCCATCGAGGCCTTCGCCGAGGCCCTGAAGGTAATCCCGAGGACCCTCGCTGAGAACGCCGGTCTCGACCCGATCGAGACCCTCGTTAAGGTCATCGCCGCCCACAAGGAGAAGGGCCCGACCATCGGTGTCGACGTCTTCGAGGGCGAGCCGGCTGACATGATGGAGCGCGGCGTCATCGCTCCGCTCCGCGTTCCGAAGCAGGCCATCAAGAGCGCCAGCGAGGCGGCAATAATGATCCTCAGGATCGACGACGTCATTGCCGCCAGCAAGCTCGATAAGGACAAGGGCGGCGAGGGCGGAGGCAACGACTTCGGTGGCGACCTCGACTGA
- a CDS encoding DUF1464 family protein: MRVIGVDPGTKSFDVIGLEDGKIKLDLSFPSEVVAEEPGKIVKAIEEFNADLIIGPSGYGVPLKHISELTERDRFEMTLVREDELKEIPVLIGLQKMVSEMAEKGMNVWFIPGVIHLPTVPEWRKYNKIDMGTADKMAITVLGIYDQAKRLGIEYKDVSFVLLEVGFGYNYAGAVKGGKIVDGIGGTIFPGPAYVNSGALDGEVAYLLREIKKWHLFWGGATVIAANEILPPEEFARRLDEEPFARAWEAMKDGFLKAVASELAVVREAKEIILSGRLMRIDELREDVEDLFEEHFGLPMVRQRGLEGMAKEAAQGSAIIADGLAGGEFKELVEHVEIKKSRGSVLDYVKFPLEV, translated from the coding sequence ATGAGGGTTATAGGTGTTGATCCGGGCACGAAGAGCTTCGACGTCATAGGCCTCGAAGACGGGAAGATAAAGCTTGACTTGAGTTTTCCGAGTGAAGTGGTGGCTGAGGAACCAGGGAAAATCGTGAAGGCGATAGAGGAGTTCAACGCGGACCTCATAATCGGCCCCTCGGGCTATGGAGTTCCCCTAAAGCACATAAGCGAGCTGACTGAAAGAGACCGATTCGAGATGACCTTGGTGAGAGAGGACGAGCTGAAGGAGATACCCGTCCTCATCGGCCTCCAGAAGATGGTATCGGAGATGGCCGAGAAGGGAATGAACGTCTGGTTCATACCTGGCGTCATCCACCTTCCAACTGTCCCCGAGTGGAGGAAGTACAACAAGATCGACATGGGAACCGCTGACAAGATGGCCATAACCGTTCTCGGGATCTACGACCAGGCAAAGAGGCTCGGAATCGAGTATAAAGATGTCTCCTTCGTCCTCCTGGAGGTCGGCTTCGGATACAACTACGCCGGAGCGGTTAAGGGCGGGAAGATAGTAGATGGAATAGGCGGAACTATTTTCCCGGGCCCGGCATACGTGAACAGCGGCGCCCTCGATGGCGAGGTTGCTTACCTTCTAAGAGAAATCAAGAAGTGGCACCTGTTCTGGGGCGGTGCAACTGTTATAGCGGCCAATGAAATCCTCCCGCCCGAGGAGTTCGCCAGGAGGCTCGACGAAGAACCCTTCGCCAGGGCCTGGGAGGCCATGAAGGACGGCTTCCTAAAAGCCGTTGCGAGTGAACTGGCCGTTGTGAGGGAAGCAAAGGAGATAATCCTATCCGGAAGGCTCATGCGCATAGACGAGCTCAGGGAGGACGTTGAGGACCTCTTTGAGGAGCACTTTGGTCTTCCAATGGTGAGGCAGAGGGGCCTTGAGGGCATGGCAAAGGAGGCCGCCCAGGGGAGCGCGATAATAGCGGACGGCCTTGCCGGCGGGGAGTTTAAGGAACTCGTCGAGCACGTCGAGATAAAGAAGAGCCGCGGTAGCGTTCTCGACTACGTTAAGTTCCCGCTGGAGGTTTAA
- the taw3 gene encoding tRNA(Phe) 7-((3-amino-3-carboxypropyl)-4-demethylwyosine(37)-N(4))-methyltransferase Taw3, whose protein sequence is MFLYEKNFEEQKAMAMEGLRKALAEDKVDHDIIPLLEKINALDNYFTTSSCSGRISVMEMPHFGDKVNSVWLGKWHREVTVEEVLEAIRKHRSGQLWFLVRSPILHVAARTMEDAVKLLNLAIGLGFKYSNIKSVSHKKLLVEIRSTERMDVPLGENGEPWVSEEYIKRIVNLANAQLRRFKGKLKRFEEEIEKL, encoded by the coding sequence ATGTTCCTCTACGAGAAAAACTTCGAAGAGCAGAAGGCAATGGCTATGGAAGGCCTCAGGAAAGCTCTGGCTGAGGATAAAGTAGATCATGATATAATCCCCCTCCTTGAGAAGATCAACGCCCTCGATAACTACTTCACCACAAGCTCCTGCTCCGGAAGGATTTCGGTCATGGAGATGCCCCACTTCGGCGACAAGGTGAACTCGGTCTGGCTCGGCAAGTGGCACAGAGAAGTAACGGTTGAGGAAGTTCTTGAGGCCATCAGAAAGCACCGCTCCGGTCAGCTGTGGTTTCTTGTGAGGAGTCCCATCCTCCATGTCGCGGCTAGAACCATGGAAGACGCGGTAAAGCTTCTCAACCTCGCGATAGGCCTCGGCTTCAAGTACAGCAACATCAAGAGCGTGAGCCACAAGAAGCTCCTCGTTGAGATACGCTCTACCGAGAGGATGGACGTCCCTTTGGGAGAGAACGGAGAGCCCTGGGTGAGCGAGGAATACATTAAGAGAATTGTGAACCTCGCTAATGCCCAGTTGAGGCGCTTCAAGGGGAAGCTGAAGAGGTTTGAGGAGGAAATAGAAAAGCTCTGA
- a CDS encoding IGHMBP2 family helicase, producing the protein MSENETLMKFVSRLKELVELERKAEIEAMRLEMKRLSGREREKVGRAILGLNGKIVGEELGYFLVRYGRDREIKTEISVGDLVVISKRDPLKSDLVGTVVEKGKRFITVALETVPEWALKGVRVDLYANDITFKRWIENLDNLRDSGRKALELYLGLREPEAGEPVSFSPFDRSLNASQKEAVSRALSSPDFFLIHGPFGTGKTRTLVELIRQEVERGNRVLATAESNVAVDNLVERLAGSGIKVVRVGHPSRVSKNLHETTLAYLITQHELYGELRELWLTGQALAEKRDTYTKPLPKYRRGLTDLEILALSRRRRGTRGVPAKLIREMANWIKLNKLAQKAFDDARKLEERIAREIIENADVVLTTNSSAGLDVVNYAEYDVAVIDEATQATIPSVLIPINRAKRFVLAGDHKQLPPTILSEKAKELSKTLFEGLIERHPNKSAMLTVQYRMNERLMEFPSREFYDGRIIADESVRCITLADLGVKSPAFGNSWDEVLEPRNVLVFIDTSKRDDRFERQRRGSDSRENPLEAKLVKETVEKLLRIGVKPEWIGVITPYDDQRDLISSLLPEEIEVKTVDGYQGREKEVIVLSFVRSNERGEIGFLKDLRRLNVSLTRAKRKLILIGDSSTLSAHPTYRRLFEFVRERETVIGANELGV; encoded by the coding sequence ATGAGTGAAAACGAAACCCTTATGAAGTTCGTATCCCGCTTAAAAGAACTCGTCGAGCTCGAGCGGAAGGCCGAGATAGAGGCGATGAGGTTAGAGATGAAGCGCCTCTCCGGGCGCGAGAGGGAGAAGGTCGGGAGGGCGATTTTAGGCTTAAACGGCAAAATCGTCGGTGAGGAGCTCGGCTATTTTCTGGTGAGATACGGTCGCGATAGGGAGATTAAGACCGAGATAAGCGTTGGTGACCTGGTTGTAATCAGCAAACGCGACCCCCTGAAGAGCGACTTGGTTGGGACGGTCGTCGAGAAGGGGAAGCGCTTCATCACGGTTGCCCTCGAAACCGTTCCGGAGTGGGCGCTCAAGGGCGTTAGAGTTGACCTTTACGCCAACGACATAACGTTCAAGCGCTGGATTGAGAACCTGGACAACCTGAGGGATAGCGGTAGAAAAGCGCTGGAGCTTTATCTGGGCCTGAGAGAACCAGAGGCGGGCGAACCGGTAAGCTTCAGTCCCTTTGACAGGAGTTTGAACGCCAGCCAGAAAGAAGCTGTGTCGAGGGCCCTCAGTAGCCCAGACTTCTTCCTGATCCACGGGCCATTCGGCACCGGGAAGACGAGAACCCTTGTCGAGCTGATAAGGCAGGAGGTCGAGAGGGGCAACAGGGTTCTCGCAACTGCGGAGAGCAACGTTGCAGTTGACAACCTTGTCGAGAGGCTCGCCGGCTCTGGCATTAAGGTCGTCCGCGTGGGGCACCCGAGCAGGGTGTCAAAAAATCTCCACGAAACGACCCTCGCCTACCTGATAACCCAGCACGAACTCTATGGCGAGCTGAGGGAGCTCTGGCTCACGGGTCAGGCCCTGGCGGAGAAGAGGGACACCTACACGAAGCCCCTGCCGAAGTACCGGAGGGGGCTGACCGACCTAGAAATCCTGGCCCTTTCGCGGAGAAGGAGGGGAACCCGGGGCGTCCCTGCGAAGCTCATCCGCGAGATGGCCAACTGGATAAAGCTGAACAAACTCGCCCAGAAGGCCTTCGACGACGCAAGAAAACTCGAAGAGAGGATAGCCCGTGAGATAATAGAGAACGCCGACGTCGTGCTGACCACGAATTCTTCAGCGGGCCTCGACGTCGTGAACTACGCCGAATACGACGTCGCGGTTATAGATGAGGCGACGCAGGCAACGATACCCAGCGTCCTGATACCCATAAACCGTGCTAAGCGCTTTGTCCTTGCCGGAGACCACAAACAGCTTCCGCCGACGATACTGAGCGAGAAAGCTAAAGAGCTGAGCAAAACGCTCTTCGAGGGCCTTATCGAGCGCCATCCAAACAAGAGCGCCATGCTCACCGTCCAGTACAGGATGAACGAACGCCTCATGGAGTTCCCAAGCAGGGAGTTCTACGACGGGAGGATTATCGCCGACGAGAGCGTCAGGTGCATAACCCTAGCAGACCTCGGGGTTAAAAGCCCCGCGTTCGGTAACTCCTGGGATGAGGTGCTGGAACCCCGGAACGTGCTGGTTTTCATCGACACCTCAAAGAGAGACGACCGCTTCGAGAGGCAGAGGCGCGGGAGCGACAGTAGGGAGAACCCCCTTGAGGCGAAGCTGGTTAAAGAAACCGTCGAGAAACTCCTTCGGATTGGTGTTAAACCGGAGTGGATCGGCGTTATCACTCCCTACGACGACCAGAGGGATTTAATAAGCTCGCTCCTGCCAGAGGAAATCGAAGTAAAGACCGTGGACGGCTACCAGGGAAGGGAGAAGGAGGTCATTGTTCTCTCCTTCGTCCGCTCAAACGAGAGGGGTGAGATAGGCTTCCTAAAGGACCTGAGGCGCTTGAACGTCTCGCTGACGAGGGCGAAGAGGAAGCTGATCCTGATAGGCGACTCCTCGACTTTAAGCGCCCACCCAACTTACAGGCGGTTGTTTGAGTTCGTGAGGGAGAGGGAAACAGTGATTGGGGCTAATGAGTTGGGGGTGTGA
- the guaB gene encoding IMP dehydrogenase, with translation MGRFEHKLVNAIKGYTFDDVLLIPQATEVEPKDVDVSTQITPNVRLKVPILSAAMDTVTEWEMAVAMAREGGLGVIHRNMSIEEQVEQVKKVKRAERFIVEDVISISPEETVDYALFLMEKNDIDGLPVVEDGRVVGVISKKDIAVKQGKLVKEVMTSEPITVLESVTAEEALNLMFEHRIDRLPVVDENGKLVGIITMSDLAKRRKYKNAVRDENGDLLVAAAVGPFDLERAKALDKAGADVIVVDTAHAHNLKAIKAMKEIRKAVDADLIVGNIANPKAVDDLTFADAVKVGIGPGSICTTRVVAGVGVPQLTAVALVADRAQEYGLYVIADGGIRYSGDIVKAIAAGADAVMLGSLLAGTKEAPGKEVVINGRRYKQYRGMGSLGAMMKGGAERYYQKGHMKTRKFVPEGVEGVVPYKGSVSDVLYQLVGGLRSGMGYVGAANIGELKERGEFVIITNAGVKESHPHDILITNEAPNYPVGK, from the coding sequence ATGGGGAGGTTTGAACACAAACTTGTTAATGCAATTAAGGGCTACACTTTCGACGACGTTCTTCTGATACCGCAGGCGACCGAGGTCGAGCCGAAGGACGTGGACGTTTCCACCCAGATAACGCCAAACGTAAGGCTTAAGGTACCGATTCTCAGCGCCGCCATGGACACCGTTACCGAGTGGGAGATGGCCGTCGCGATGGCCCGCGAGGGTGGCCTTGGTGTTATCCACCGAAACATGAGCATCGAGGAGCAGGTTGAGCAGGTAAAAAAAGTAAAGCGAGCCGAGCGCTTCATAGTGGAGGACGTCATATCTATTTCCCCAGAGGAGACCGTTGACTATGCCCTGTTCCTGATGGAGAAGAACGATATAGACGGCCTGCCAGTAGTTGAGGACGGGAGGGTTGTAGGGGTTATAAGCAAGAAGGACATAGCGGTAAAGCAGGGCAAACTCGTGAAGGAAGTTATGACGAGCGAGCCAATAACAGTTCTCGAGAGCGTGACCGCTGAGGAGGCCCTCAACCTCATGTTCGAGCACAGGATAGACAGGCTCCCCGTAGTTGACGAGAACGGCAAACTCGTGGGAATAATCACGATGAGCGACCTGGCGAAGCGCAGAAAGTACAAGAACGCCGTTAGAGATGAGAACGGGGACCTGCTGGTGGCAGCGGCAGTCGGTCCCTTCGACCTTGAGAGGGCAAAGGCCCTCGATAAGGCCGGAGCCGACGTCATAGTCGTTGACACGGCCCACGCCCACAACCTCAAGGCGATTAAAGCCATGAAGGAGATAAGGAAGGCGGTTGATGCAGATTTAATCGTCGGAAACATAGCCAATCCAAAGGCGGTTGACGACCTCACCTTTGCGGATGCTGTAAAGGTCGGAATCGGCCCCGGAAGCATCTGTACGACGAGGGTTGTGGCCGGCGTTGGCGTCCCCCAGCTCACAGCGGTGGCACTCGTCGCCGACAGGGCACAAGAATACGGGCTTTACGTCATAGCAGACGGCGGAATAAGGTACTCGGGCGACATAGTCAAGGCCATAGCGGCCGGAGCTGATGCTGTCATGCTCGGCTCTCTCCTGGCAGGAACAAAGGAGGCGCCTGGAAAAGAGGTCGTCATCAACGGCAGGCGCTACAAGCAGTACCGCGGGATGGGTTCGCTCGGGGCAATGATGAAGGGCGGAGCGGAGCGCTACTACCAGAAGGGCCACATGAAGACGCGCAAGTTTGTCCCCGAGGGCGTTGAGGGTGTAGTGCCCTACAAGGGAAGCGTGAGCGACGTCCTCTACCAGCTCGTCGGCGGCCTTCGCTCGGGGATGGGCTACGTCGGCGCCGCTAACATCGGGGAGCTCAAGGAGAGGGGCGAGTTCGTGATAATCACGAACGCCGGCGTCAAGGAGAGCCACCCGCACGACATCCTCATAACCAACGAGGCGCCGAATTACCCGGTCGGGAAATGA